Proteins from a single region of Sporosarcina sp. P33:
- a CDS encoding acyl-CoA dehydrogenase family protein: MDFSLTEDQEMFRGHIRKMLDTFGGTQVAREMIENKPENLKKLYHTLAELGCMAINIPEEYGGLDLESLDLVPTYEELGRSLVPGLFMETNALAVPILKKYGTDAQKQNYLSAVAAGETHISFAALEPFHDFSPQGIQCTLQQKDGQYVLNGTKILVPEAELAEAFLLLVRTSGDQEDGLALVLIDKTDELSITKQASFDEAKHVAKLDFTDYTITEEQIVGEADKGWANLQEGLLYFNAALSSYMVGAMESVVSMAADYANIREQFGQKIGRFQAIKHSIVDMKVHLEIARSLSYYANWVADTDEADREAAVYSARTYTTEKFIEASAQNIQIHGGIGFTEEIDCHLYVKRARYYDQYLGSTPFYQEKVVASLGW, from the coding sequence ATGGATTTTTCACTGACTGAAGATCAAGAAATGTTCCGCGGACATATCCGGAAAATGCTGGATACGTTCGGCGGTACGCAAGTGGCACGCGAAATGATCGAAAACAAACCGGAAAATTTGAAGAAACTTTATCATACATTGGCGGAACTTGGGTGTATGGCCATCAATATTCCAGAGGAGTATGGCGGACTGGATCTCGAATCTCTTGACTTAGTTCCAACGTACGAAGAACTCGGACGGTCTCTCGTTCCCGGATTGTTCATGGAAACGAATGCGCTCGCAGTGCCAATACTGAAGAAATACGGGACAGACGCACAAAAGCAAAACTATTTGTCTGCTGTTGCGGCGGGGGAAACACATATCTCCTTTGCGGCACTTGAGCCGTTCCATGACTTTTCTCCGCAAGGGATTCAATGTACTTTGCAGCAAAAAGATGGGCAGTACGTATTGAACGGCACAAAAATTCTCGTGCCTGAAGCAGAACTCGCAGAGGCATTCCTGCTGCTGGTCCGGACGAGCGGCGATCAGGAAGACGGTTTGGCGCTTGTGCTGATCGATAAGACAGATGAACTGTCAATAACAAAACAGGCGTCTTTTGATGAAGCGAAGCACGTGGCGAAACTAGACTTTACCGATTATACGATTACGGAAGAGCAAATCGTAGGCGAAGCGGATAAGGGCTGGGCTAATTTGCAGGAAGGTCTGCTGTATTTCAACGCAGCTCTCAGTTCGTATATGGTCGGCGCGATGGAGAGTGTGGTCAGCATGGCGGCGGACTATGCAAATATCCGTGAGCAGTTCGGTCAGAAAATCGGACGATTCCAGGCAATCAAACACAGTATTGTAGATATGAAAGTGCATTTGGAAATTGCCCGGTCCTTAAGTTATTACGCAAACTGGGTGGCAGACACCGATGAAGCAGACCGGGAAGCTGCGGTATACAGTGCACGTACGTACACAACGGAGAAATTCATCGAAGCATCTGCCCAAAACATTCAAATTCATGGCGGAATCGGATTCACGGAAGAAATCGATTGCCATTTATATGTAAAACGCGCACGCTATTATGATCAATATCTGGGTTCAACCCCTTTCTATCAGGAAAAAGTAGTCGCGTCACTGGGCTGGTAA
- a CDS encoding aldehyde dehydrogenase family protein — protein MTNVTERSKVKTYGNVVNGKTMQAQDGAVTNSIDPSTGKVWAMIPSSKKEDAEMVIQAARGAFADWADLPARTRGDYMRKIGDMIPEYAAELLELETRNNGWVLDEYGYLAEVLKQIWYDAAGAASLVGSQGRTVQMGAGDFGFTARKPYGVAVLILPWNAPLFTFTIKAAYALAAGNTVVIKPSESAAVGSLRYGELISQILPPGVLNVISGAGREIGDYLVGHKEVNKVSLTGSKATAERITKATAHSPKSLIFELGGKSPNIVFEDANIDQAVYGLIHGIFTRNSGQLCVAGSRMLIQRSIYDEVIGRLKDLMTDSEFVKHGDILNTNNTMGPIANESQYKSVCSYIDEASHEGYEIVFGGKYGGNEVLPGQPEFADGYWVQPTLVKVADNSMKLAREEIFGPVAVAIPFDTEEEAVQIANDTNFGLAAGVWTQNLGLAHRMIDKLQAGNVWVNTYARVGADLPFSGMKESGYGTDSILDYTQEKACVINIG, from the coding sequence ATGACGAATGTAACCGAGAGATCCAAAGTGAAGACCTATGGCAATGTCGTTAACGGCAAGACGATGCAAGCGCAAGACGGCGCTGTGACAAACAGTATCGATCCGTCCACCGGGAAAGTGTGGGCCATGATTCCTTCCAGTAAAAAAGAAGATGCGGAGATGGTGATCCAGGCAGCACGCGGGGCGTTTGCAGACTGGGCGGATCTGCCGGCCCGTACACGCGGTGACTATATGCGTAAGATTGGGGATATGATTCCCGAGTATGCTGCGGAATTGCTGGAACTGGAAACACGAAATAATGGCTGGGTGCTTGATGAGTATGGCTATTTAGCGGAAGTATTGAAGCAAATTTGGTATGACGCGGCAGGTGCGGCATCATTAGTCGGTTCTCAGGGCCGTACTGTCCAGATGGGTGCGGGTGATTTCGGATTTACAGCACGCAAGCCTTACGGAGTGGCGGTCTTAATCCTGCCCTGGAACGCACCGCTGTTTACATTCACCATTAAGGCAGCCTATGCGCTCGCGGCGGGCAATACGGTCGTTATTAAACCATCTGAAAGTGCGGCAGTCGGTTCGCTGCGGTACGGCGAACTAATTTCACAAATTCTGCCGCCGGGTGTGCTCAATGTCATTTCAGGTGCTGGCAGAGAAATTGGAGATTACCTGGTAGGTCACAAAGAAGTAAATAAGGTAAGTTTGACAGGTTCAAAAGCGACAGCGGAACGCATCACGAAAGCGACCGCCCATTCACCGAAGTCATTAATTTTTGAACTCGGCGGCAAGTCCCCGAATATCGTCTTTGAAGACGCAAATATTGATCAGGCAGTATACGGTCTGATTCATGGAATCTTCACTCGCAACTCCGGACAGTTATGTGTGGCGGGCTCGCGTATGCTTATCCAGCGCAGCATTTATGATGAAGTGATCGGACGGCTGAAGGATTTAATGACAGATAGTGAATTCGTTAAGCACGGCGATATACTAAACACGAATAACACGATGGGGCCCATCGCCAATGAATCACAGTATAAGTCTGTTTGCTCTTACATTGATGAGGCATCACACGAGGGCTATGAAATAGTGTTCGGCGGAAAATACGGCGGAAACGAAGTGTTGCCTGGCCAGCCGGAATTTGCTGACGGCTACTGGGTTCAGCCTACACTTGTAAAGGTGGCGGATAACAGTATGAAACTGGCCCGTGAAGAAATCTTTGGGCCTGTGGCGGTCGCTATTCCGTTTGATACGGAAGAAGAAGCTGTGCAAATCGCAAATGACACGAATTTCGGTCTGGCAGCGGGTGTATGGACACAAAACCTTGGTTTGGCTCACCGAATGATCGATAAGCTGCAGGCCGGCAATGTATGGGTCAACACGTACGCTAGAGTAGGAGCGGATTTGCCGTTCAGCGGAATGAAGGAAAGCGGCTATGGAACAGATTCAATCCTCGATTATACACAGGAAAAAGCCTGTGTCATCAATATCGGCTGA
- a CDS encoding MFS transporter, which yields MSEAAWKDQSITRGFLFISFGAFFIMFSLATHLPAYPHMIAEFNLAPGYAVWMQLGLAVGLTGFQPLLGWIGDSFGIKIVLMIGGVFMIIGSLLVAFSFSFWVLVLGLFFKGISGAAIAPSGFAYAGKYMVGTQRGKAMGTFAAFITIGSVFGPVLSGMIVDAVNWQASFLFTALLGGVGIALFTFVPHVKVQARQKLDVLGLIFVLLLLVSLLTIPTFINSYGIESGMWIPSLLVFAAALLILVFVEKKQKAPLLDMEYVVNRNFWAPTMIAVFIFLGYTGVMYLLTFFVQNVQGKAATTVGFLQMAVFLGTSAAAYVSGRIIKKLSARLVIGFGILIFASGIIMLNFVTLTTSFAYLFISMSFVGIGVGFQTPVVKGLIVSKASVERMNVVTFTNTVIENLAQRMGASFALVAFSIFSASGNNVAAVVNTSWVIIGFIIIALLLLPLIPRAIPGIHTSEEDLLDTRVVPKPLKAEGIK from the coding sequence ATGAGTGAAGCGGCATGGAAGGATCAGTCGATTACTAGAGGTTTTTTATTCATCAGTTTTGGAGCGTTCTTTATTATGTTCAGTTTAGCAACTCATCTCCCCGCATATCCGCATATGATTGCAGAATTTAATCTGGCACCGGGTTATGCGGTGTGGATGCAGCTGGGGCTGGCTGTCGGGCTGACGGGTTTCCAGCCGCTGCTCGGATGGATCGGGGATTCGTTCGGAATAAAAATTGTCCTAATGATCGGCGGAGTGTTTATGATCATCGGTTCCTTGCTGGTGGCTTTCTCATTTTCTTTTTGGGTGCTCGTGCTCGGTTTGTTCTTTAAAGGAATTTCCGGAGCGGCGATTGCGCCATCAGGATTTGCTTATGCAGGGAAGTACATGGTCGGAACACAGCGCGGAAAAGCTATGGGGACATTTGCCGCATTCATCACTATTGGTTCGGTATTCGGTCCGGTATTGAGCGGAATGATTGTCGATGCGGTCAACTGGCAAGCAAGCTTCCTGTTCACTGCGCTGCTGGGCGGCGTAGGGATCGCATTATTCACTTTTGTCCCGCACGTGAAAGTGCAGGCACGTCAAAAATTGGATGTGCTCGGTCTAATTTTCGTCCTTCTTCTGTTAGTGAGTCTGTTGACAATTCCGACATTCATCAATAGCTATGGTATTGAATCAGGAATGTGGATCCCGTCACTGCTTGTTTTTGCTGCTGCATTACTGATTCTGGTCTTTGTAGAGAAAAAGCAAAAAGCCCCGCTGCTTGATATGGAGTATGTCGTCAATCGGAACTTCTGGGCACCTACAATGATTGCTGTGTTTATATTCCTTGGATATACAGGTGTAATGTACTTATTGACATTCTTCGTACAGAACGTCCAGGGCAAGGCGGCCACTACGGTAGGTTTTCTGCAGATGGCAGTTTTCCTCGGTACATCGGCTGCGGCTTATGTAAGCGGCAGGATCATCAAAAAATTGTCTGCACGTCTCGTGATCGGTTTCGGTATTCTCATCTTCGCTTCGGGAATCATCATGCTGAATTTCGTTACCCTAACGACATCATTTGCGTATCTGTTCATCTCAATGAGTTTCGTCGGGATTGGGGTCGGATTCCAAACGCCTGTTGTCAAGGGGCTGATCGTTTCTAAAGCTTCAGTGGAACGGATGAATGTGGTGACTTTTACGAATACGGTTATTGAAAACCTTGCACAGAGAATGGGCGCATCGTTTGCCTTGGTTGCTTTCTCCATATTTAGTGCAAGCGGCAACAATGTGGCGGCCGTAGTGAATACATCTTGGGTGATCATCGGTTTCATCATCATTGCATTACTGCTCTTACCATTGATTCCGCGGGCGATCCCCGGCATTCATACAAGTGAAGAAGATTTACTCGATACCCGTGTAGTTCCGAAACCATTGAAAGCAGAGGGGATAAAATAA
- a CDS encoding electron transfer flavoprotein subunit beta/FixA family protein: MNIYVLLKKTFDTEETISVSGGRIDESGAEFIINPYDEYAVEEAILQRDQHGGTVTVVTVGDASSEKQLRTALAMGADDAVLIDTDADLDEGDQFTTAKILEKFFEGKEADLILAGNVAIDEASGQVGPRLAERLDMPFITTAVKLEIENGTAKIEKDVEGDLEKIEVPLPLLVTCQQGLNEPRYTSLPGIMKAKKKPLEQLELDDLDLDEEDVRAKTATVAVFMPPKKQAGRILAGETGAQVKELVSLLTKEAKVL, from the coding sequence ATGAATATTTATGTCTTGCTGAAAAAAACATTTGACACAGAGGAAACAATTTCTGTGTCGGGCGGCCGAATTGATGAAAGCGGTGCGGAGTTCATTATCAATCCGTACGATGAGTATGCGGTAGAGGAAGCGATTCTTCAGCGCGATCAGCACGGCGGTACGGTAACTGTCGTGACGGTTGGAGATGCGTCTTCAGAGAAGCAGCTTCGCACGGCATTGGCGATGGGAGCGGATGATGCAGTTCTCATTGACACAGATGCGGATCTGGACGAAGGTGACCAGTTCACAACAGCGAAAATTCTGGAGAAGTTCTTTGAAGGAAAGGAAGCAGACTTGATTTTAGCTGGCAATGTGGCAATTGATGAGGCGAGCGGACAAGTCGGTCCCCGCCTGGCAGAACGTTTAGACATGCCTTTTATCACGACTGCCGTCAAACTGGAAATTGAAAACGGCACAGCGAAGATAGAAAAAGATGTTGAAGGGGATCTCGAGAAAATTGAAGTTCCTCTCCCGCTGCTCGTAACTTGTCAGCAGGGGTTGAATGAGCCGCGCTATACATCACTGCCGGGTATTATGAAAGCGAAGAAGAAGCCGCTTGAGCAATTGGAACTGGACGATCTGGATCTCGATGAAGAAGATGTGCGGGCCAAAACGGCAACAGTCGCGGTCTTCATGCCGCCTAAAAAACAGGCGGGGCGTATTCTGGCGGGCGAGACAGGAGCCCAGGTAAAAGAATTGGTTAGCTTATTGACGAAAGAAGCAAAAGTACTCTAA
- a CDS encoding electron transfer flavoprotein subunit alpha/FixB family protein, producing the protein MSEKILVIGELQQGVLRQVSYETIAAAKQVDADAEIVALVMGGGNLQQPAEEMIRYGADRAITVAHANLNNYTSEAYGQVILEVMQKENPSGVMMGHTSVGKDVTPKIAGRLELGLISDAVAIEKEDGNIMFTRPIYSGKAFEKKVITDKGLLFATIRPNNIPALEYNPNRTGEVSALELDVKDLRTIVKEVIRRKNEGVDLSEAKVVIAGGRGVKGAEGFQALYELADLLGGAVGASRGACDADYCDYSLQIGQTGKVVTPDLYIAVGISGAIQHMAGMSNSKVIVAINSDAEANIFNIADYGIVGDLFEVLPLLIEELKLEGAVIQ; encoded by the coding sequence ATGAGTGAAAAGATACTGGTCATCGGAGAATTACAGCAAGGTGTTCTCCGTCAAGTAAGTTACGAGACAATCGCGGCTGCGAAACAAGTAGATGCCGATGCAGAAATTGTAGCCCTTGTGATGGGCGGCGGGAATTTGCAGCAGCCGGCAGAAGAAATGATCCGCTATGGTGCAGACCGTGCCATTACGGTCGCACATGCGAACTTGAATAATTATACATCAGAAGCTTACGGGCAAGTCATTCTGGAAGTTATGCAGAAAGAAAATCCGTCCGGCGTCATGATGGGCCATACATCAGTCGGTAAAGACGTAACACCTAAAATTGCAGGCCGTCTGGAACTGGGCTTAATTTCGGATGCTGTGGCAATCGAAAAAGAAGACGGTAACATAATGTTTACGCGGCCAATCTACTCAGGCAAGGCATTCGAAAAGAAAGTTATAACAGATAAAGGCCTGCTTTTCGCAACGATCCGTCCGAACAATATACCAGCGCTTGAATATAACCCAAACCGTACGGGTGAAGTATCAGCCTTAGAGCTGGATGTGAAAGATCTGCGCACAATTGTAAAAGAAGTCATCCGCCGAAAAAATGAAGGTGTCGACTTATCGGAAGCGAAAGTCGTTATAGCGGGCGGGCGTGGCGTTAAGGGCGCGGAAGGCTTCCAGGCGTTGTATGAGCTGGCAGACTTGCTTGGCGGCGCTGTAGGAGCCTCACGGGGCGCGTGTGACGCCGATTATTGCGATTACTCCCTGCAGATTGGTCAAACAGGAAAAGTGGTTACACCTGATCTTTATATTGCAGTCGGCATTTCCGGAGCTATTCAGCATATGGCCGGCATGTCCAACTCAAAAGTCATCGTAGCAATTAACAGTGATGCAGAAGCGAACATCTTCAACATAGCAGATTACGGAATTGTCGGCGATCTGTTTGAAGTTCTTCCATTGCTGATTGAAGAGTTGAAATTAGAAGGTGCAGTTATTCAGTAA
- a CDS encoding helix-turn-helix domain-containing protein — protein sequence MNYDLLLNDNTDELTDHVNIAKKIDRFQVIVMYDRQPNFFDYNYLMNFPSKKVRNKIDTNRIFPRVKNETFIVRQKNYEENIQLFFKLRLNARYELLAKVTEFMTAKFFRTYESHLTPLLENKPTLKWEIINKLYRKYETMLSSHARLNEEKAWSVFSTWYRTYLLNHTVNQLLSEHGYGKLNAMDREELNLLFLEKLNASFASDDSFLNAFTADVNLYIEKMVSEILALFELEKDSMEQINELFGDGARLADHQSVETEAKSNHLTVMSNALYQFVTEAISNQKFQCASDEWPQASIQNATLSGSVYLMPPDKEKNAGSLAKAQEYAASLTEFDVDVLDSLCHMYLAQSQTDGRTEIRLDDLLKIRGLKTKLGGTGRRGGYEREQRIRLLKALSVIQYVWIEMDSVRIYEQGKPVSKRMEGRVFEFFHEDGSPYLFTAETIPDTIYMAIGDVFDHFLQGSARQVKLLPNQAIEFNPHQQKWEKKLIRYISWRWRTQARNAGYLQPHKVSTLLEKIGVQADSQTPSRIRDRFEKALDSLEDEGIITFWQYNQWNEESMTKKGWLRIWLETTIIIAPPDEIISYYQPIERKKAGTARLTPAAGKDETDREIGAKFKKKRRQLGYTLEDVSVQLNISTSYISNIERGASKPSKNIYQRMQNWLECNE from the coding sequence ATGAATTATGATTTGCTGTTGAATGATAATACTGATGAATTGACTGATCATGTAAACATTGCCAAAAAAATCGACCGCTTCCAGGTAATCGTCATGTACGATCGCCAGCCTAATTTCTTTGATTACAACTATTTAATGAACTTCCCAAGTAAAAAAGTCCGAAATAAAATTGATACAAACCGAATTTTTCCCAGAGTCAAAAACGAAACATTTATTGTCAGGCAGAAAAACTATGAGGAAAATATTCAATTGTTTTTTAAATTGCGCTTGAACGCCAGATACGAACTGCTGGCAAAAGTAACTGAATTTATGACAGCAAAGTTCTTCAGAACGTATGAAAGTCATCTGACACCGCTGCTCGAAAATAAGCCGACGCTGAAATGGGAAATAATCAATAAGTTATACCGCAAGTATGAAACTATGCTGAGTTCACATGCCCGGCTTAACGAAGAAAAAGCCTGGAGTGTGTTCAGCACGTGGTATAGAACGTATCTGCTGAATCATACGGTAAATCAACTGTTATCAGAACACGGTTACGGCAAGCTGAATGCCATGGATAGAGAAGAGCTGAACCTTTTGTTTTTGGAAAAACTGAATGCCAGCTTTGCTTCCGATGACAGCTTCCTGAATGCATTCACAGCAGATGTCAATCTGTATATTGAAAAAATGGTGTCTGAAATTCTTGCGCTGTTTGAATTAGAGAAAGACTCCATGGAACAAATTAATGAATTATTCGGTGATGGAGCCCGTTTAGCTGACCATCAATCGGTAGAAACTGAAGCAAAATCCAATCACCTCACCGTCATGAGCAATGCTCTTTATCAATTCGTAACGGAAGCGATCTCCAACCAAAAGTTTCAATGCGCATCGGATGAGTGGCCGCAGGCATCAATTCAAAATGCGACGCTGTCAGGCTCGGTATATTTGATGCCGCCGGATAAGGAAAAAAACGCAGGCAGTTTGGCAAAAGCACAAGAGTATGCCGCAAGTCTGACAGAATTTGATGTGGATGTACTGGACTCGCTATGCCATATGTATTTGGCGCAGTCGCAAACAGACGGCCGCACAGAAATTCGTCTGGATGATTTACTGAAAATCCGGGGATTGAAAACAAAATTGGGCGGAACAGGCCGGCGCGGAGGTTATGAAAGAGAACAGCGCATCCGTCTATTGAAAGCGCTTTCTGTTATTCAGTATGTATGGATTGAAATGGACAGCGTACGGATCTACGAACAAGGAAAACCCGTCAGCAAACGTATGGAAGGGCGCGTATTCGAATTTTTTCATGAGGATGGCAGCCCGTATCTATTTACAGCTGAAACGATACCTGACACTATCTATATGGCAATTGGCGATGTATTTGATCATTTTTTACAAGGATCGGCAAGACAAGTAAAATTATTGCCGAATCAGGCAATTGAATTTAATCCGCACCAACAGAAATGGGAAAAGAAGCTGATCCGCTATATCAGCTGGCGCTGGCGAACCCAGGCACGCAATGCCGGCTATCTGCAGCCGCATAAAGTCAGTACGCTACTTGAAAAAATTGGCGTACAGGCGGATTCGCAGACACCTTCACGCATTCGAGACCGCTTCGAAAAAGCCCTTGATTCATTGGAAGACGAAGGGATTATTACGTTTTGGCAATACAACCAATGGAATGAAGAGAGCATGACGAAGAAAGGATGGCTGCGGATCTGGCTGGAGACGACCATTATCATCGCACCGCCTGACGAAATTATCAGCTATTATCAGCCGATTGAGCGAAAAAAGGCCGGCACGGCACGCCTTACGCCGGCAGCAGGGAAGGATGAGACTGACAGAGAGATTGGAGCCAAATTTAAAAAGAAGCGCCGGCAGCTCGGATACACATTGGAGGATGTGTCTGTTCAATTGAACATCTCCACGTCCTATATAAGCAATATCGAAAGAGGCGCATCAAAACCGTCGAAGAATATCTATCAGCGCATGCAGAATTGGTTAGAATGTAATGAATGA
- a CDS encoding rRNA methyltransferase yields MWKLVNGKMIQTTDETRVKFRTNISKEILEQLEALSEEHNTYSNYLLENGLLNVLAAGNIEYDKNLRPTDRIQYKTTYDQELLESVKQLAKDHKLFINDVIEYSAGFINTEDVKRRDHKNRLES; encoded by the coding sequence ATGTGGAAATTAGTGAACGGGAAAATGATTCAGACAACAGATGAAACGCGAGTTAAATTTCGAACAAACATCAGCAAGGAAATTTTGGAGCAATTAGAAGCATTATCAGAAGAACATAATACGTACAGTAATTATTTATTGGAAAATGGATTACTGAATGTATTAGCTGCTGGGAATATTGAATACGATAAAAATTTGCGGCCGACAGATCGTATTCAGTACAAAACAACATATGACCAGGAATTGCTGGAATCGGTAAAACAGCTGGCGAAAGATCATAAATTATTTATTAATGATGTAATTGAGTATAGTGCAGGGTTTATCAACACAGAAGATGTTAAAAGAAGAGATCATAAAAATCGCTTGGAAAGCTAG
- the fni gene encoding type 2 isopentenyl-diphosphate Delta-isomerase: MGKKLNDRKAQHIQIVLDEQVTGHTITTGLENYHFLHNALPELPFDDIDIGQTFLDQPCKTPFLVSSMTGGADFAKTINRNLALAAEDRGWALALGSTRALIESEAFRPSFALRKYAPTIPIIANLGAVQLNYGFSADECRQIIDYTGADALVLHLNVLQEVIQPEGNTNFSDLLLKIEKLCNELRVPVGVKEVGWGIDGSTANKLLDAGVSFIDTAGAGGTSWSQVEKYRTTPIKQQAADAFSEWGIPTADSIQLVKPYMKEKLLIASGGIHTGADAAKCFALGADFVGFGRAILEEATVSAERVFQSMEIRELELRMAMFATGSANINELQQTDRLQRINP, encoded by the coding sequence ATGGGCAAGAAATTGAACGACCGGAAAGCACAGCATATTCAGATTGTGCTGGACGAACAGGTGACTGGACATACGATCACGACAGGTTTGGAAAATTATCATTTCTTGCATAATGCATTGCCGGAACTGCCGTTTGATGATATTGACATCGGGCAAACATTTTTAGATCAACCTTGTAAAACGCCGTTTTTAGTCAGTTCGATGACAGGCGGTGCAGATTTCGCAAAAACTATTAACCGGAACCTGGCGCTTGCTGCGGAAGACAGAGGCTGGGCACTTGCATTAGGCTCGACGCGTGCCTTAATAGAAAGTGAAGCATTCCGGCCGTCGTTTGCGTTGAGAAAATATGCCCCGACCATTCCGATTATCGCAAATTTAGGCGCTGTACAGCTGAATTACGGATTTTCAGCGGATGAATGCCGTCAAATTATTGACTATACCGGCGCTGACGCACTGGTTCTTCATTTGAATGTTCTGCAGGAAGTGATTCAGCCTGAAGGAAACACCAATTTCAGCGATTTGTTGCTGAAGATCGAAAAATTATGCAATGAATTACGCGTACCTGTCGGCGTAAAAGAAGTAGGGTGGGGAATAGACGGATCTACCGCTAATAAACTGCTGGATGCCGGGGTATCATTCATCGATACAGCAGGCGCAGGGGGAACGTCATGGAGCCAGGTGGAAAAATATCGCACAACGCCAATCAAACAGCAGGCTGCCGATGCATTTAGCGAATGGGGTATTCCGACAGCCGATTCTATACAACTCGTCAAACCCTATATGAAAGAAAAGCTGCTGATTGCAAGCGGCGGAATCCATACAGGCGCAGATGCCGCAAAATGTTTTGCCTTAGGCGCAGATTTTGTCGGTTTTGGCCGGGCTATTTTAGAAGAAGCGACTGTGTCAGCTGAACGGGTTTTCCAGTCAATGGAAATTAGAGAGCTCGAATTGCGAATGGCCATGTTTGCGACAGGCTCAGCGAATATTAATGAATTGCAGCAAACCGATCGATTACAAAGAATAAACCCGTAA
- a CDS encoding sulfate/molybdate ABC transporter ATP-binding protein, whose translation MLQVQIHKQLAHYEMKIDFKMCAEILVLAGPSGSGKTTILNSIAGLSHPDHGMILSGERVFYQSGEKPMLARDRRIGYLFQDYALFPHMTVEKNIWYGVQKKLRKDSKEIIHQLLQVLGIEHLLQKYPHQISGGEKQRVGLARALAARPSVLLLDEPLSALDKETRKQCQDELLRLHSIWKIPFIIVTHDLEEAERLSDRIIYLDEGRITDVKRKKQLVAAH comes from the coding sequence ATGCTGCAAGTGCAAATACATAAACAGCTGGCTCATTACGAGATGAAAATTGATTTTAAGATGTGCGCGGAAATCCTCGTATTGGCCGGCCCATCCGGTTCGGGAAAGACGACGATTTTAAACAGCATTGCCGGTCTTTCCCATCCTGACCATGGGATGATTCTGTCTGGTGAACGGGTATTTTATCAAAGCGGCGAAAAACCGATGCTGGCACGAGATCGTCGAATCGGCTATTTATTTCAGGATTACGCATTATTTCCTCATATGACCGTGGAAAAAAACATTTGGTACGGTGTGCAAAAGAAGTTGCGCAAGGATAGTAAAGAAATAATTCATCAGCTTCTTCAGGTGCTGGGGATCGAACATCTGCTGCAAAAATATCCGCATCAAATATCAGGCGGGGAAAAGCAGCGTGTCGGCCTGGCGAGAGCGCTGGCTGCACGGCCGTCTGTTTTATTGCTGGATGAGCCGCTGTCCGCGCTTGATAAAGAAACGCGAAAGCAATGTCAGGATGAGCTGTTGAGACTTCACAGTATATGGAAAATTCCATTCATCATCGTTACGCATGATCTCGAGGAAGCAGAACGCCTTAGCGACCGGATCATTTATCTGGATGAAGGACGGATTACAGATGTAAAGCGGAAAAAGCAATTAGTAGCTGCCCATTAA
- the modB gene encoding molybdate ABC transporter permease subunit: MPGMDYSPLLLSLKVAAISTFFVFVAGVVIAYLLAKREFFGKSILEALFLLPLVLPPTVVGFGLLILFGKKGWIGSWLLEWFDFQIVFTWIGAVIASIVVSFPLMYQSAAAAFESLDERLSNAARTMGASEWRVFWSVVFPLAWPGLLAGLVLSFARGLGEFGATLMLAGYIPGKTDTIPMAIYFAVESGQMEKAAFWVAMIITFGFSLILWVNWWSKRNIRRFTRT; encoded by the coding sequence ATGCCCGGAATGGATTATTCACCTTTGTTATTATCGCTGAAAGTGGCTGCCATCTCCACTTTCTTTGTGTTTGTCGCAGGAGTTGTGATTGCTTATTTGTTAGCGAAGCGGGAGTTTTTCGGAAAAAGTATATTGGAAGCACTGTTTTTACTGCCTCTAGTATTGCCGCCGACTGTTGTAGGTTTCGGCTTGCTCATTTTATTCGGTAAAAAAGGCTGGATTGGCAGCTGGCTGCTTGAATGGTTCGATTTTCAGATTGTTTTCACATGGATTGGCGCAGTCATCGCATCGATTGTTGTATCATTTCCTTTGATGTATCAGAGTGCCGCCGCTGCGTTTGAAAGTCTGGATGAGCGCCTGTCGAATGCAGCACGGACGATGGGCGCTTCTGAATGGCGCGTGTTCTGGTCAGTCGTATTTCCGTTGGCGTGGCCAGGCTTACTGGCAGGATTGGTGCTTTCATTTGCCAGGGGGCTTGGTGAATTCGGAGCGACACTTATGCTTGCGGGATACATACCGGGCAAAACCGATACTATTCCGATGGCGATTTATTTTGCTGTAGAGTCGGGCCAGATGGAAAAAGCGGCATTTTGGGTCGCTATGATCATTACATTCGGATTCAGTTTAATTTTATGGGTGAACTGGTGGAGCAAACGTAATATTCGACGGTTTACAAGGACTTAA